Proteins encoded by one window of Cannabis sativa cultivar Pink pepper isolate KNU-18-1 chromosome 4, ASM2916894v1, whole genome shotgun sequence:
- the LOC133036937 gene encoding uncharacterized protein LOC133036937, which yields MVHVHKAGLVGLLEMIVKAPKLGALYVNMFKGWCFTSNISWHDGGQNIVAWNPCSFSVNKLKCTSQLIHLQVSTLYGEVSFFTTFVYAFNEIEGRKELWADLKLLATQEPWMVLGDFNEILFKEERVGKRVKFLAANDFMDCVKACQIEDIKYSGSYYTWNNKRQGNERIYSKIARVLANQRWMDSFTISEALFLAEKLFDHTPAIISLYHETLNGKKPFKYFMWTSHLRYSEIVKGVCNQRVKAKLSWVTNGDDNTSVFHAIIKERRRANNILSIEDQRGVRTDNPGEIFEAFLSFYYSLLSSKMENKSKIKAGVMKLGPLVSKSQAEFLMKEFFKEDVKKVVFSIPVVKASGPDGFTSCFFQDNWDLIGDDILEAILSFLHTGQILKEINTTVLTLIPKCKCPNSVSDFRPIACCNVIYKVATKLICSRLKVILPELIAQI from the exons ATGGTACATGTTCATAAAGCCGGTCTTGTTGGTCTCCTCGAGATGATAGTTAAGGCTCCAAAACTTGGGGCCTTGTATGTAAATATGTTTAAGGGATGGTGTTTCACATCTAACATATCTTGGCATGATGGAGGTCAAAATATCGTGGCATGGAATCCTTGTAGCTTCTCGGTGAACAAACTCAAATGTACAAGCCAACTTATCCATCTTCAAGTATCAACTTTGTATGGTGAGGTCAGCTTCTTTACTACCTTTGTGTATGCTTTCAATGAGATAGAAGGTAGAAAGGAATTATGGGCAGATTTAAAGTTGCTAGCCACCCAAGAACCATGGATGGTTTTGGGAGACTTTAATGAAATATTGTTTAAGGAGGAAAGGGTGGGAAAAAGAGTTAAATTTTTGGCAGCAAATGATTTTATGGACTGTGTTAAGGCTTGTCAAATAGAGGATATCAAGTATAGTGGGAGTTATTATACTTGGAATAACAAACGACAAGGAAATGAGAGGATTTACTCAAAGATTGCTCGGGTTCTTGCTAACCAACGGTGGATGGACAGTTTTACAATATCAGAAGCATTGTTTTTAGCAGAAAAACTCTTTGATCATACCCCTGCAATTATCTCTTTGTATCATGAAACACTTAATGGGAAAAAACCCTTTAAGTATTTCATGTGGACTTCTCATCTACGATACTCTGAGATAGTTAAAGGTGTTTGTAATCAAAGAGTGAAAG CTAAGCTAAGTTGGGTTACAAATGGAGATGATAATACATCTGTTTTTCATGCTATCATCAAAGAGAGGAGAAGAGCAAACAACATCCTATCAATTGAAGATCAAAGAGGAGTAAGAACAGATAATCCAGGGGAAATTTTTGAGGCCTTTCTTTCATTTTATTACAGTTTACTCAGTTCTAAAATGGAAAACAAGTCCAAGATCAAGGCAGGAGTTATGAAACTTGGTCCTCTTGTCTCTAAATCTCAGGCAGAATTCTTGATGAAGGAGTTCTTCAAAGAAGATGTTAAGAAGGTTGTTTTTTCAATTCCTGTTGTGAAGGCTTCTGGTCCAGATGGCTTTACTAGTTGCTTCTTCCAAGACAATTGGGATTTAATTGGAGATGACATTTTAGAGGCTATCCTCTCTTTTTTGCATACAGGTCAGAtccttaaagaaattaacactaCTGTTTTAACACTTATCCCCAAATGTAAGTGTCCTAATTCAGTTAGTGATTTCAGACCTATTGCATGTTGTAATGTTATCTACAAAGTTGCTACTAAGCTAATTTGTTCCAGATTGAAAGTCATCTTGCCTGAGCTTATAGCGCAGATTTAG